The following proteins are encoded in a genomic region of Mesoplodon densirostris isolate mMesDen1 chromosome 12, mMesDen1 primary haplotype, whole genome shotgun sequence:
- the LOC132500096 gene encoding cAMP-regulated phosphoprotein 19-like, whose protein sequence is MSAEVPQAASAEEQKEMEDKVTSPEKAEEAKLKARYPHLGQKPGGSDFLRKRLQKGQKYFDSGDYNMAKAKMKNKQLPTAAPDKTEVTGDHIPTPQDLPQRKPSLVASKLAG, encoded by the coding sequence ATGTCCGCGGAAGTCCCCCAGGCAGCCTCCGCGGAGGAGCAGAAGGAAATGGAAGACAAAGTGACTAGTCCAGAGAAAGCTgaagaagcaaaattaaaagCAAGGTATCCTCATCTGGGACAAAAGCCTGGAGGTtcagattttttaaggaaacgatTGCAGAAAGGgcaaaaatattttgattctgGGGATTACAACATGGCTAAAGCAAAAATGAAGAACAAGCAACTTCCTACTGCAGCTCCGGATAAGACAGAAGTCACTGGTGACCACATTCCTACTCCACAGGACCTTCCTCAACGGAAACCATCTCTTGTTGCTAGCAAGCTGGCTGGCTGA